The following are encoded in a window of Bacillus sp. es.036 genomic DNA:
- the gatB gene encoding Asp-tRNA(Asn)/Glu-tRNA(Gln) amidotransferase subunit GatB encodes MNFETIIGLEVHSELKTNTKIFCNCSTNFGAPPNTNVCPICLGHPGVLPVMNEQAVDFAMRAAMALNCEIAEDTKFDRKNYFYPDNPKAYQISQYDKPIGENGWIDIEVNGKTKRIGITRLHLEEDAGKLTHVDGENHSLVDFNRQGTPLVEIVSEPDIRTPEEAYAYLEKLKAILQYTEVSDCKMEEGSLRCDANLSLRPYGQEEFGTKTELKNLNSFANVQKGLQYEEVRQEKELLAGNVIGQETRRYDEAGKKTILMRVKEGSDDYRYFPEPDLVRLAINKEWMDRVRADIPELPDARRERYVKEYDLPEYDAMVLTQSKKMSDFFEVAIGQGADPKQTSNWLMGEVSAYLNANYKEIDEVALTPEGLGKLISLIEKGTISSKIAKKVFKDLIEKGGDPEQIVKDKGLVQISDEGELRSIVSGILDENEQSIEDYKNGKDRAIGFLVGQVMKATKGKANPPMVNKLIVEEMDKR; translated from the coding sequence ATGAATTTTGAAACTATTATTGGTCTGGAAGTTCACTCAGAACTGAAGACAAACACAAAGATTTTCTGTAATTGTTCAACGAATTTCGGTGCGCCGCCTAACACGAACGTTTGCCCGATCTGTCTCGGCCATCCTGGTGTTCTTCCAGTCATGAACGAACAGGCCGTTGATTTTGCAATGCGTGCGGCAATGGCATTGAACTGTGAAATCGCTGAAGATACGAAGTTTGACCGTAAAAACTATTTCTATCCAGATAACCCGAAAGCCTATCAGATCTCTCAATATGATAAGCCAATTGGTGAAAACGGATGGATTGATATTGAAGTAAATGGCAAAACAAAACGTATCGGTATTACACGTCTTCACCTCGAGGAAGATGCTGGTAAACTCACGCACGTTGATGGCGAGAACCATTCTCTTGTTGACTTCAACCGTCAGGGTACGCCTCTTGTTGAGATCGTATCTGAGCCGGATATCCGTACGCCAGAAGAAGCGTATGCTTACCTTGAGAAGCTTAAAGCGATTCTTCAATATACGGAAGTGTCTGACTGTAAAATGGAAGAAGGATCTCTTCGCTGTGATGCGAACCTTTCTCTTCGTCCATATGGTCAAGAAGAGTTTGGTACGAAAACAGAGCTTAAAAACTTGAACTCGTTCGCTAACGTACAGAAAGGTCTTCAATATGAAGAAGTGCGTCAGGAGAAAGAACTTCTTGCAGGAAATGTGATCGGCCAGGAAACGCGTCGTTACGACGAAGCTGGTAAGAAAACGATCTTAATGCGTGTAAAAGAAGGATCTGACGACTACCGCTACTTCCCAGAACCAGACCTTGTTCGTCTAGCGATTAATAAAGAATGGATGGACCGCGTTCGTGCGGACATTCCTGAGCTTCCAGACGCTCGTCGTGAGCGCTATGTGAAGGAATATGATCTTCCTGAGTACGATGCGATGGTGCTTACTCAATCCAAGAAAATGTCCGATTTCTTTGAAGTTGCCATTGGCCAGGGTGCTGATCCAAAACAGACTTCAAACTGGTTAATGGGTGAAGTATCGGCTTACTTGAATGCGAACTATAAAGAAATTGACGAAGTGGCTCTTACTCCAGAAGGATTAGGGAAACTGATTTCTCTTATTGAAAAGGGAACAATTTCTTCGAAGATCGCGAAGAAAGTATTCAAAGACCTTATTGAAAAAGGCGGAGATCCTGAACAGATCGTTAAAGACAAAGGTCTTGTACAGATTTCTGATGAAGGCGAGCTTCGTTCTATCGTGTCAGGTATTCTTGATGAGAACGAACAATCCATTGAAGACTACAAAAACGGGAAAGACCGTGCTATCGGCTTCCTCGTTGGTCAAGTGATGAAAGCAACCAAAGGAAAAGCAAATCCTCCAATGGTTAACAAGCTGATTGTAGAAGAAATGGATAAACGCTAA
- a CDS encoding diacylglycerol kinase gives MKRARLIYNPTSGREQVKRSLPYILERLEKNGYETSAHATTCEGDATEAARIAVERRFDLVIAAGGDGTIYEVINGIAEQPYRPKMGIIPVGTTNDFARAIGVPRTVEGAMDVLCNGLEMPIDIGRVNEHYFINIAGGGRLTELTYEVPSKLKTMLGQLAYYMKGIEMLPSIRPARTRIEYDGKLFEGEIMLFLVSNSNSIGGFEKLAPHASLNDGLFDLMILKKTNIAEFIRIASSALRGDHINDPNVVYKKASHIKVESVDKMQLNLDGEYGGPLPAEFTNLYRHITMIVPKETSEKHTNEEEAAHKRAISGE, from the coding sequence ATGAAACGTGCGAGACTAATCTATAATCCAACGTCCGGAAGAGAACAAGTGAAGAGGTCACTACCATATATCCTCGAACGCCTTGAAAAAAATGGGTACGAGACGTCTGCCCATGCAACCACTTGTGAAGGCGATGCGACGGAAGCAGCGCGCATTGCCGTCGAGCGACGCTTTGATCTTGTCATTGCGGCAGGGGGAGATGGGACGATCTATGAAGTGATCAATGGCATTGCCGAGCAGCCATATCGGCCGAAGATGGGGATTATTCCAGTTGGTACAACCAATGACTTTGCACGAGCGATTGGCGTTCCGCGCACAGTTGAAGGTGCGATGGACGTTCTGTGCAATGGTCTTGAAATGCCAATTGATATCGGTCGAGTGAACGAGCATTACTTCATCAATATCGCAGGTGGCGGACGCCTGACTGAATTAACATATGAAGTGCCTAGTAAGCTTAAAACAATGCTTGGCCAGCTAGCTTACTATATGAAAGGCATTGAGATGCTTCCATCGATTCGCCCTGCAAGAACGAGGATTGAATACGACGGTAAGCTTTTTGAAGGTGAAATTATGCTTTTCCTTGTTTCAAACTCAAACTCCATCGGCGGATTTGAGAAGCTAGCCCCACATGCATCGTTGAATGATGGTCTGTTCGATCTAATGATTTTAAAGAAGACGAACATCGCAGAATTCATTCGCATCGCAAGCAGTGCACTTCGCGGTGATCATATTAATGATCCAAATGTTGTGTATAAGAAAGCAAGCCACATTAAAGTAGAATCAGTTGATAAAATGCAGCTGAACCTGGACGGCGAGTACGGTGGCCCGCTTCCAGCCGAGTTTACGAACTTATACCGTCATATTACAATGATCGTGCCGAAAGAAACGAGCGAAAAACATACAAATGAAGAAGAAGCCGCGCACAAGCGCGCCATTTCAGGTGAGTAG
- the rlmD gene encoding 23S rRNA (uracil(1939)-C(5))-methyltransferase RlmD, producing MSNQEVPVKKNDVVEVEFRDLSHDGAGVAKIDGYTLFVPYGIPGETASVKVIKTKKGYGFAKLLDVKVESEDRNTPPCPIFYQCGGCQTQHITYDSQLKFKHKQVQDVMERIAKIDVPVHPVLGMEDPWRYRNKAQVPVGEQNGKIVAGFYQQRSHQIIDMDQCLIQEQENDEVLHVVKEIAEKYGIRAYDERSHRGTLRHVVAKYGKQTDDIMVVIVTKNKDLPNRKNIIKDITEQLPKVKSIVQNVNPKRTNVIFGDETRVLWGSPYIYDTIGDIKFAISARSFYQVNPDQTKVLYDQALEYAGLTGNETVIDAYCGIGTISLFLAQKAKQVYGVEIVPEAIEDAKRNAELNGITNAEFAVGEAENVIPAWKEQGIKPDVIVVDPPRKGCDEALLQTIIDMKPEKVVYVSCNPATLARDLRILEDGGFETKEVQPVDMFPHTTHVECVTWLEKK from the coding sequence ATGAGTAATCAAGAAGTACCTGTAAAAAAGAATGACGTTGTCGAAGTAGAATTCAGAGACCTTTCCCATGACGGGGCAGGCGTCGCGAAAATAGATGGATACACGCTTTTCGTCCCGTATGGCATTCCCGGAGAAACCGCGAGCGTAAAAGTGATCAAGACGAAGAAAGGCTATGGCTTCGCTAAGCTGCTGGATGTCAAAGTGGAGAGCGAAGACCGCAACACGCCGCCGTGTCCGATTTTCTATCAGTGTGGCGGCTGTCAAACACAGCACATTACGTATGATAGCCAGCTAAAATTCAAGCACAAGCAAGTTCAAGACGTGATGGAGCGTATTGCGAAAATTGATGTACCTGTTCATCCTGTTCTTGGCATGGAAGACCCATGGCGCTACCGCAATAAAGCGCAGGTTCCAGTTGGTGAACAGAACGGTAAAATCGTTGCAGGCTTCTACCAACAGCGCAGTCACCAGATTATTGATATGGACCAGTGCCTCATTCAGGAGCAGGAGAACGATGAGGTTCTACACGTTGTGAAAGAAATTGCTGAGAAGTACGGCATCCGTGCATACGACGAGCGCTCACATCGCGGAACGCTTAGACACGTTGTTGCAAAATACGGAAAGCAAACGGATGACATTATGGTTGTGATCGTAACGAAAAACAAAGACTTACCAAATCGCAAGAACATCATCAAAGACATCACAGAGCAACTTCCGAAAGTGAAATCGATCGTTCAAAACGTGAATCCGAAGCGCACAAACGTGATTTTCGGTGACGAAACCCGCGTCCTATGGGGATCACCATACATTTACGACACGATTGGTGACATAAAATTCGCCATCTCAGCTCGCTCATTCTATCAAGTAAACCCGGATCAAACGAAAGTGCTTTACGATCAGGCGCTTGAATACGCTGGTCTGACTGGGAATGAAACGGTCATCGATGCTTATTGCGGTATCGGAACCATTTCACTTTTCCTTGCTCAAAAAGCGAAGCAGGTGTACGGAGTTGAAATCGTACCAGAAGCGATTGAAGATGCGAAACGTAATGCTGAGCTAAACGGCATTACAAACGCAGAATTTGCGGTTGGTGAAGCAGAAAACGTCATCCCAGCCTGGAAAGAGCAGGGCATAAAGCCTGACGTCATCGTCGTTGATCCACCACGTAAAGGGTGTGACGAAGCGCTACTTCAAACGATTATTGATATGAAGCCTGAGAAAGTCGTTTATGTATCATGTAACCCGGCAACGCTAGCTCGGGATCTACGGATCTTAGAAGATGGTGGATTTGAAACGAAGGAAGTTCAGCCGGTTGATATGTTCCCGCATACTACTCACGTCGAGTGCGTAACCTGGCTAGAAAAGAAATAA
- the katG gene encoding catalase/peroxidase HPI, whose translation MDNNEMHSSQAGKCPVSHGQTQEDSAITTTKVATTNKDWWPNQLNLQLLQQHDRKSNPMGEDFDYAEEFKKLDYYALKQDLRDLMTDSQDWWPADYGHYGPLFIRMSWHAAGTYRTGDGRGGGATGSQRFAPLNSWPDNASLDKARRLLWPIKQKYGNKISWADLLVITGNVALESMGLNTFGFAGGREDVWHPEEDIYWGTEKEWLGDNRYSGDRELESPLAAVQMGLIYVNPEGPNGEPDPLGSARDIRETFARMGMNDEETVALIAGGHTFGKGHGAGDAEANVGAAPEAADIEEQGFGWKNSYGSGKGRDTITSGVDGAWTANPTKWDNGYYDLLFGYEWELTKSPAGAHQWKPVNPKPEHLAPDAEDPSIKVNTMMTTADMALREDEIYEKISRRFHDDIEYFADTFARAWFKLLHRDMGPKERYLGPEVPQEDLIWQDPIPNVDYELTAAEVENLKAKILDSGLSVSELVTTAWASASTYRGSDYRGGANGARIRLEPQKNWDVNEPEQLSKVLSVYEKIQSKLEKKVSLADLIVLGGSAAVEKAAKDAGVDVTVPFAPGRGDATQEQTDVESFDVLEPMADGFRNYQKKEYTLSPEELLVDKSQLLGLTAPEMTVLIGGMRVLGTNHKGTKHGVFTDRVGTLTNDFFVNLLDMGIEWKPANFNEYEGRDRKTGELVRTASRVDLVFGSNSILRAYAEVYAQEDNKEKFVRDFVSAWVKIMNADRFDLKMSKDKMASNA comes from the coding sequence ATGGATAATAACGAAATGCACAGCAGCCAAGCTGGGAAATGCCCTGTCTCTCATGGCCAAACTCAGGAAGATAGTGCGATTACAACGACAAAAGTCGCAACAACAAATAAAGACTGGTGGCCAAACCAGTTAAATTTGCAACTTCTTCAACAGCACGACCGCAAAAGCAACCCAATGGGGGAAGACTTTGACTATGCTGAAGAATTCAAAAAGCTGGATTATTACGCACTGAAGCAAGATCTTCGTGACTTAATGACCGACAGCCAGGACTGGTGGCCTGCAGATTACGGCCATTACGGCCCTCTCTTTATTCGTATGTCATGGCACGCAGCTGGTACATACCGTACTGGTGACGGACGTGGCGGTGGCGCTACAGGTTCACAGCGTTTTGCCCCTCTCAACAGCTGGCCTGATAACGCGAGCCTTGATAAAGCACGTCGCCTCCTTTGGCCAATTAAGCAAAAGTACGGAAATAAGATTTCTTGGGCTGACCTACTCGTCATCACGGGTAACGTCGCGCTTGAATCAATGGGCTTGAACACATTTGGTTTTGCCGGAGGACGCGAAGACGTGTGGCATCCAGAAGAAGATATCTATTGGGGTACCGAGAAAGAGTGGCTCGGTGACAACCGTTACTCAGGCGACCGCGAGCTTGAAAGTCCGCTAGCTGCTGTTCAAATGGGGCTTATTTATGTCAATCCTGAAGGACCAAATGGCGAACCAGATCCACTAGGAAGTGCACGTGACATTCGTGAAACATTCGCTCGTATGGGAATGAATGATGAAGAAACAGTTGCCTTGATTGCTGGTGGTCATACGTTTGGTAAAGGACACGGAGCAGGAGACGCTGAAGCTAACGTTGGAGCCGCACCGGAAGCTGCTGATATTGAAGAGCAAGGCTTTGGATGGAAGAACTCTTACGGAAGTGGTAAAGGCCGTGACACGATTACAAGTGGTGTAGACGGCGCATGGACCGCTAATCCAACAAAATGGGATAACGGATACTATGACTTACTATTCGGCTATGAGTGGGAATTAACGAAAAGCCCTGCAGGTGCACACCAATGGAAGCCAGTGAATCCTAAACCAGAGCACCTTGCACCAGATGCTGAAGATCCTTCAATCAAAGTGAATACTATGATGACAACAGCAGATATGGCGCTTCGTGAAGATGAAATTTATGAAAAGATTTCACGCCGCTTCCACGACGATATTGAATATTTCGCTGATACATTTGCACGTGCGTGGTTCAAGTTACTTCACCGTGACATGGGACCGAAAGAAAGATACCTTGGCCCTGAAGTACCACAGGAAGATTTGATCTGGCAAGATCCAATCCCGAATGTGGATTATGAACTGACTGCTGCTGAAGTTGAAAACTTGAAAGCTAAAATCCTCGACTCCGGATTAAGCGTTAGCGAGCTTGTGACAACAGCTTGGGCATCTGCAAGTACGTACCGTGGCTCTGATTATCGCGGTGGTGCAAATGGTGCGCGTATTCGCTTAGAACCACAAAAGAACTGGGATGTAAATGAACCAGAGCAATTGTCAAAAGTACTATCCGTATATGAGAAAATCCAAAGCAAACTTGAGAAAAAAGTGAGCTTAGCTGACTTGATCGTGCTAGGAGGTAGTGCAGCTGTAGAAAAAGCGGCAAAAGATGCTGGTGTTGACGTTACTGTTCCATTCGCACCAGGACGCGGCGATGCAACGCAAGAGCAAACAGATGTGGAAAGCTTTGATGTATTAGAGCCAATGGCTGACGGATTCCGTAACTATCAGAAGAAGGAATACACGTTAAGCCCTGAAGAGCTACTCGTCGACAAGTCACAGCTTCTCGGTCTAACTGCTCCTGAAATGACCGTTCTTATTGGTGGTATGCGCGTACTCGGGACAAACCACAAGGGTACGAAGCATGGCGTGTTCACTGATCGGGTTGGTACACTAACGAACGACTTCTTTGTAAACCTACTCGACATGGGCATTGAATGGAAGCCAGCTAACTTCAATGAATACGAAGGACGCGACCGCAAAACAGGCGAACTCGTACGCACCGCTTCACGCGTGGACCTCGTCTTCGGTTCAAACTCGATCCTCCGTGCTTATGCAGAAGTCTATGCACAAGAAGACAATAAAGAGAAATTCGTGCGCGACTTTGTGTCGGCATGGGTGAAGATTATGAATGCCGATCGATTTGATCTTAAAATGAGTAAGGATAAGATGGCGTCTAACGCTTAA